Proteins from one Pirellulales bacterium genomic window:
- the rplL gene encoding 50S ribosomal protein L7/L12 — MATDTATREFNSDIKTLGEQIVGLTLKQAKELSDYLDEVHGIKAAAGGGVMMMAPSDGGAGGGAAPAAEKTEFDVVLENFGANKLGVIKVVRAITGLGLKEAKDLVEGAPSKVKEGVSKEDAEKIKKELTEAGATVSLK, encoded by the coding sequence ATGGCCACCGACACCGCAACCCGCGAATTCAACAGCGACATCAAGACGCTCGGCGAACAGATCGTCGGCCTGACGCTCAAGCAGGCAAAAGAACTGAGCGACTACCTCGACGAGGTCCATGGCATCAAGGCGGCCGCTGGCGGCGGCGTCATGATGATGGCCCCCAGCGATGGCGGCGCCGGCGGCGGTGCTGCCCCGGCTGCCGAGAAGACCGAGTTCGACGTCGTGCTCGAGAACTTCGGCGCCAACAAGCTGGGCGTGATCAAGGTCGTCCGCGCCATCACCGGCCTGGGCTTGAAGGAAGCCAAGGATCTGGTCGAAGGTGCCCCCAGCAAGGTCAAGGAAGGTGTCTCGAAGGAAGACGCCGAGAAGATCAAGAAGGAACTCACCGAGGCCGGTGCAACTGTCTCGCTGAAATAG
- the rplJ gene encoding 50S ribosomal protein L10: MSRHVKELIVNDLKQRLDGVNDLVLVSLAGMTANNNYRLRKELRDKKINVLVVKNSLARLATEGTVLAPAFEGAAGSTAIAWGSEDIVSLCKEIARAAGDKANAPFEARGGVMDGSRLAAGDVEKVSKWPSRHEQLCILVGQILGPGSTLAAQLSGPGGALASQIKSRAEGDDAGGDAPAAEEAAPAAES; encoded by the coding sequence ATGAGCCGACATGTCAAAGAACTGATCGTCAACGACCTCAAGCAGCGTCTTGATGGCGTGAATGACCTGGTGCTGGTCAGCCTGGCGGGCATGACGGCCAACAACAATTACCGCCTCCGCAAAGAGCTGCGTGACAAGAAAATCAACGTCTTGGTGGTGAAGAACAGCCTGGCCCGGCTGGCGACCGAAGGCACCGTGCTGGCGCCGGCGTTCGAAGGCGCGGCCGGCTCGACGGCCATTGCCTGGGGTTCGGAAGACATCGTCTCGCTGTGCAAGGAAATCGCCCGTGCCGCCGGCGACAAGGCCAACGCCCCGTTCGAGGCCCGCGGCGGCGTGATGGATGGCTCCCGCCTGGCGGCCGGCGACGTCGAGAAGGTCAGCAAATGGCCTTCGCGCCACGAACAGCTGTGCATCCTGGTCGGACAGATTCTCGGCCCAGGATCGACGCTCGCCGCGCAACTGTCCGGCCCAGGCGGCGCCTTGGCCAGCCAGATCAAGAGCCGCGCCGAGGGCGACGACGCCGGTGGCGATGCCCCGGCCGCCGAGGAAGCAGCGCCGGCCGCAGAGTCCTGA
- the rplA gene encoding 50S ribosomal protein L1 has product MPKQTKRYRAMSAKFDPKKAYALGEAVAILKQFNTTKFDQSVEIAMRLGVDAKQADQLVRGSIVLPNGIGKSLRVVVFAKGDLAEQAKAAGANEVGAEDLAKKIKDGWTEFDVCIATPDMMGLVGPLGKVLGPRGLMPSPRAGTVTPDVAKTIKEYKAGKVEFRNDAGGVVHAVVGKLSFDVAKLTENIEAFINHINHIRPAAAKGHYVKSITISATMSPGLTVAA; this is encoded by the coding sequence ATGCCGAAGCAAACCAAGCGCTACCGGGCCATGTCCGCCAAGTTCGATCCCAAGAAGGCCTATGCCCTGGGTGAGGCGGTCGCGATCCTCAAGCAATTCAATACCACGAAGTTCGATCAGTCAGTCGAGATCGCGATGCGGCTGGGCGTCGATGCCAAGCAGGCCGATCAGCTCGTCCGCGGCTCGATCGTGTTGCCCAACGGCATCGGCAAGTCGCTCCGCGTCGTCGTGTTCGCCAAGGGCGACCTGGCCGAGCAAGCCAAGGCGGCCGGCGCCAATGAGGTCGGCGCCGAAGATTTGGCCAAGAAGATCAAGGACGGCTGGACCGAGTTCGACGTCTGCATCGCCACGCCCGACATGATGGGCCTGGTTGGTCCGTTGGGAAAAGTGCTGGGTCCGCGCGGGCTGATGCCCTCGCCGCGTGCCGGCACGGTGACGCCCGACGTGGCCAAGACAATCAAGGAATACAAGGCCGGTAAGGTGGAGTTCCGCAACGACGCCGGCGGCGTGGTGCATGCCGTGGTCGGCAAACTGAGCTTCGACGTCGCGAAGCTCACCGAGAACATCGAAGCGTTCATCAACCACATCAACCATATCCGTCCGGCCGCCGCCAAGGGGCACTACGTGAAGAGCATCACGATCAGCGCCACGATGAGCCCCGGGCTGACGGTTGCCGCCTAA
- the rplK gene encoding 50S ribosomal protein L11 — protein MAKQLVATVKFQCPGGTATPAPPVGTSLGRHGINLGQFVQQFNDRTKEARGMPIPVVVNVYNDRSFDFVCKSPPAAALLKQAAGLAKGSGVPNKEKVGKVTQAQIEDICKQKSADLNARDLEHAKRMIEGTARSMGLVVEK, from the coding sequence ATGGCGAAGCAACTCGTAGCAACGGTCAAATTTCAATGCCCCGGCGGCACGGCCACGCCGGCGCCCCCCGTCGGTACGTCGTTGGGCCGACACGGCATCAACCTCGGCCAGTTCGTGCAGCAGTTCAACGATCGCACGAAAGAGGCCCGCGGCATGCCCATCCCGGTCGTCGTGAACGTCTACAACGACCGCAGCTTCGATTTCGTCTGCAAGAGCCCGCCGGCCGCGGCCCTGTTGAAGCAGGCCGCCGGTCTGGCCAAGGGTTCCGGTGTTCCCAACAAGGAAAAAGTTGGCAAGGTCACGCAGGCGCAAATCGAGGACATCTGCAAGCAGAAGTCCGCCGATTTGAACGCTCGCGACCTCGAGCACGCCAAGCGGATGATCGAAGGTACGGCCCGCAGCATGGGCTTGGTCGTCGAGAAGTAA
- the nusG gene encoding transcription termination/antitermination protein NusG encodes MPPADSLEKNWYILKVQSNREDSIRDALQRKVSIAGLDAYFGDIIVPSEKVTELKNGKRRVVRRKLYPGYIVVNMALTEETWFLVREVPGIGDFTGSGGKPTPMPTSEVAKIVAKAEEKTEEQPRLKINFKTGDRVKINEGTFENFEGDVETIDQSNGRVTVMINIFGRSTPVELEYWQVEAL; translated from the coding sequence ATGCCTCCGGCCGACAGCCTGGAGAAGAACTGGTACATCCTCAAGGTGCAGAGCAATCGCGAGGATTCGATCCGCGACGCCCTGCAGCGCAAGGTCTCGATCGCCGGGCTCGACGCTTACTTCGGGGACATTATTGTCCCCTCGGAGAAGGTCACCGAGCTGAAAAACGGCAAACGCCGCGTGGTGCGACGCAAGCTCTACCCGGGCTACATCGTCGTCAACATGGCGTTGACCGAAGAAACCTGGTTCCTGGTCCGTGAGGTGCCGGGCATCGGCGACTTCACCGGCTCGGGCGGCAAACCGACGCCGATGCCGACGAGCGAGGTCGCCAAGATCGTCGCCAAGGCCGAGGAAAAGACGGAAGAACAGCCGCGGCTGAAGATCAACTTCAAGACGGGCGACCGGGTCAAGATCAACGAAGGCACCTTCGAGAACTTCGAAGGCGACGTCGAAACGATCGACCAGTCGAACGGCCGCGTGACGGTGATGATCAACATCTTCGGGCGCTCGACGCCCGTCGAGCTCGAATATTGGCAAGTCGAGGCGCTGTAG
- the secE gene encoding preprotein translocase subunit SecE — MGMAQEKTSTWGMFTREIFQSGLYKRSQGKLVRQATFGGLAAGVCLGCYSLSNYLVSWPAMWRFGLPFAVLLAAGWLCYRLVNVPQFADFLIAVEAELSKVTWPTRGGMFRSALVVIFTIVAMSLLLFLYDTVWRAFLHALGVMG; from the coding sequence ATGGGTATGGCGCAAGAAAAGACGTCGACCTGGGGGATGTTCACGCGCGAAATCTTCCAGTCGGGACTGTACAAGCGATCGCAAGGCAAACTGGTACGTCAGGCCACTTTTGGCGGTCTGGCGGCGGGCGTATGTTTGGGATGCTACTCACTAAGCAACTATCTGGTCTCGTGGCCCGCCATGTGGCGTTTCGGCTTGCCGTTCGCCGTGTTGCTGGCTGCCGGCTGGCTGTGTTATCGCCTGGTCAACGTGCCGCAGTTCGCCGACTTCCTCATCGCCGTGGAAGCCGAGTTGAGCAAGGTCACCTGGCCAACCCGGGGCGGCATGTTCCGCAGCGCGCTGGTCGTGATCTTCACGATCGTCGCGATGTCGCTCTTGCTGTTCCTGTACGACACGGTGTGGAGAGCGTTTTTGCATGCGCTCGGAGTAATGGGTTAG
- the tuf gene encoding elongation factor Tu gives MAKAVFERKKPHVNVGTIGHIDHGKTTTTGALLAVQSAKGLANFKSYADIAKGGTVRDETKTVTIAVSHVEYETENRHYAHIDCPGHADFIKNMITGAAQMDGAILVVSAADGPMPQTREHILLARQVGVPALVVFLNKVDLVDDEELLELVELELRELLTHFGFPGDEIPIVRGSAKAAYDNPKDPEKTKCIADLLAAVDSYIPEPVRDIDKPFLMAVEDVFSIEGRGTVATGRIERGIVKVGDEVEIIGFTDKSAKTTCTGVEMFNKTLDSGQAGDNVGCLLRGVKREDIERGQVLAKPGSITPHTKFEAEVYVLSKEEGGRHTPFFSGYRPQFYFRTTDVTGNAKLLGGAEMCMPGDNVKIEVELISPIAMDDGVRFAIREGGRTVGSGVVTKILA, from the coding sequence ATGGCGAAGGCAGTCTTCGAGCGTAAGAAGCCGCACGTCAACGTGGGCACGATCGGCCACATCGACCACGGTAAGACGACGACCACCGGCGCCCTGCTGGCCGTGCAATCGGCCAAGGGTCTGGCCAATTTCAAGTCGTATGCCGATATCGCCAAGGGCGGTACGGTGCGCGACGAAACGAAGACGGTCACCATCGCCGTCAGCCACGTCGAATACGAGACCGAGAACCGGCACTATGCCCACATCGACTGCCCGGGCCACGCCGACTTCATCAAGAACATGATCACCGGTGCCGCCCAGATGGACGGCGCCATCCTGGTCGTGTCGGCCGCTGACGGCCCGATGCCCCAGACCCGCGAGCACATCCTGCTGGCCCGGCAGGTCGGTGTGCCGGCGTTGGTGGTGTTCCTGAACAAGGTCGACCTGGTGGACGACGAAGAGCTGCTCGAGCTCGTCGAATTGGAGCTGCGCGAGCTGCTGACCCACTTCGGCTTCCCGGGTGACGAGATTCCGATCGTTCGCGGCTCGGCCAAGGCGGCCTACGACAACCCGAAGGACCCGGAAAAAACCAAGTGCATCGCGGATCTGCTGGCCGCGGTCGACTCGTACATTCCCGAGCCGGTGCGCGACATTGACAAGCCGTTCCTGATGGCGGTCGAAGACGTGTTCTCGATCGAAGGCCGCGGTACCGTGGCCACCGGTCGTATCGAGCGTGGGATCGTCAAGGTCGGCGACGAAGTCGAGATCATCGGCTTCACCGACAAGTCGGCCAAGACGACCTGCACCGGCGTCGAAATGTTCAACAAGACGCTCGACTCGGGACAAGCCGGCGACAACGTCGGCTGCCTGTTGCGTGGCGTGAAGCGCGAAGACATCGAGCGCGGCCAGGTGCTGGCCAAGCCCGGTTCGATCACGCCGCACACCAAGTTCGAGGCCGAGGTCTACGTCCTGTCGAAGGAGGAAGGTGGACGCCACACGCCGTTCTTCAGCGGCTACCGTCCGCAGTTCTACTTTCGCACGACCGACGTCACCGGCAACGCCAAGCTGCTGGGCGGCGCCGAAATGTGCATGCCCGGTGACAACGTCAAGATTGAGGTCGAGCTGATCTCGCCCATCGCCATGGACGACGGCGTCCGCTTCGCCATTCGCGAAGGCGGTCGTACGGTCGGCTCGGGCGTGGTCACGAAGATCCTGGCCTAA
- a CDS encoding sigma-70 family RNA polymerase sigma factor, translating to MHADYRNPGLREFRDQQVRFAPREKKIEQVNRAERLLTEINPRADYSYGDICHKITGFRPESYPHLRITGDEARHDLLLLIEDLSDAAELRADAVGEKVLTVEELSKLFNVSTKTVSRWRQQGLVSRRFMFDGGRKRVGFLQSSVKQFVDKNAERVQRGARFSQLSEEERDTIIDRARRLAQAGACPAEVARRVAERLGRSVETIRYTIKNYDEQHPATAVFPETTGPLNDSAKARIYQQYRRGDSVDVLARQFCRNKTSIYRVINEMRARRLLALPMDYIDNPLFRTPQAEKAILGASMPSGPEGGSRRVRPPAGLPPYLASLYEVPLLTREQEAYLFRKMNYLKYRARKLRDALDPTRARSVVMDEIERLYEEAVAVKNQVTRANLRLVVSIAKRHVGQSDNFFELVSDGNMSLIRAVEKFDYARGNKFSTYATWAIMKNFARTIPDEHKQRDRFRTSLDEMFTATPDDRSDEIEQESAQSQREAQVGRILERLDEREAKIIISRFGLDHRSEPLTLKEVGAEMGVTKERVRQIEARALSKLRQAAVEEKIEVPD from the coding sequence ATGCACGCTGATTATCGCAACCCGGGTCTCCGCGAATTTCGCGACCAACAAGTTCGTTTTGCGCCCCGCGAAAAAAAGATCGAACAGGTCAACCGCGCCGAGCGGTTGCTGACCGAGATCAATCCCCGCGCCGACTACAGTTACGGCGACATCTGCCACAAGATCACCGGCTTTCGGCCCGAGTCGTATCCGCATCTGCGGATTACCGGCGACGAGGCGCGGCACGACTTGTTGCTGTTGATCGAGGACTTGTCGGACGCGGCCGAGTTGCGCGCCGACGCCGTCGGCGAAAAGGTGCTGACGGTCGAAGAGTTGAGCAAGCTGTTCAACGTCTCGACGAAGACCGTTTCGCGCTGGCGGCAGCAAGGCCTTGTCAGCCGGCGGTTCATGTTCGACGGCGGCCGTAAGCGTGTCGGCTTCCTGCAAAGCTCGGTGAAGCAATTCGTCGACAAGAATGCCGAACGCGTGCAGCGCGGCGCCCGCTTCAGCCAGCTCTCCGAGGAAGAGCGCGACACGATCATCGATCGGGCCCGGCGGCTGGCGCAGGCCGGCGCTTGCCCGGCCGAAGTCGCGCGCCGCGTCGCCGAGCGGCTGGGCCGTAGCGTCGAGACGATCCGCTACACGATCAAGAACTACGACGAGCAACACCCCGCGACGGCCGTCTTCCCGGAAACCACCGGACCGCTGAACGATTCGGCCAAGGCCCGGATCTACCAGCAATATCGCCGCGGCGATTCGGTCGACGTGCTCGCCCGCCAGTTCTGCCGCAACAAGACCAGCATCTACCGCGTGATCAACGAGATGCGGGCGCGGCGGCTGCTGGCGCTGCCGATGGATTACATCGACAACCCGTTGTTCCGCACGCCGCAAGCGGAAAAGGCCATTCTCGGCGCGTCGATGCCGTCGGGTCCCGAGGGCGGTTCGCGCCGCGTTCGCCCGCCGGCAGGCTTGCCGCCTTACCTGGCGAGCCTGTACGAGGTGCCGCTCTTGACGCGCGAGCAAGAGGCCTACTTGTTCCGCAAGATGAACTACCTTAAATACCGCGCCCGTAAACTGCGCGACGCGCTCGATCCGACGCGTGCCCGCAGTGTGGTCATGGACGAGATCGAACGGCTCTACGAAGAGGCCGTGGCGGTCAAGAACCAGGTCACCCGGGCGAACCTGCGGCTGGTGGTGTCGATCGCCAAGCGACACGTTGGCCAGAGCGACAACTTCTTCGAGCTGGTCAGCGACGGCAACATGTCGCTGATCCGCGCGGTCGAGAAATTCGACTATGCCCGCGGGAACAAGTTCAGCACGTATGCCACGTGGGCCATCATGAAGAACTTTGCCCGCACGATTCCCGACGAGCACAAGCAGCGCGATCGCTTCCGGACCAGCTTGGACGAGATGTTCACGGCGACGCCGGACGACCGCAGCGACGAAATCGAACAGGAATCGGCCCAATCGCAGCGCGAAGCGCAGGTTGGGCGGATTCTCGAGCGGCTCGACGAGCGCGAAGCCAAGATCATCATCAGTCGCTTCGGCCTCGACCACCGCAGCGAACCGTTGACGCTCAAGGAAGTCGGCGCCGAAATGGGGGTCACGAAAGAGCGCGTGCGGCAGATCGAGGCCCGTGCCCTGAGCAAGCTGCGGCAGGCGGCCGTCGAAGAAAAGATCGAAGTGCCCGACTGA
- a CDS encoding DUF3891 family protein, giving the protein MIRREVPDAEDGPSWLLLSQVDHAALAADLAESWLGGGVQPLAPRDAVLYAVDHHDDGWIEWEQQPQVDPDSGKPVDFLEMPEAQYLEIWSRSVELAAQHGPLPAWLVAGHFSLLAEMGATQRSEATLSTAWRSELESRRHAWLDEWVRAETGATPAIAARGLAQLRMFDFLSLWFCCAPRHEPLSFPTPDGPVIEWNPLAAGLVTVSPWPFDVPEIDLAISGRQVPQRHYRDAADLARADSRRQWLSWELRPA; this is encoded by the coding sequence ATGATTCGCCGAGAAGTCCCCGACGCCGAAGACGGTCCGAGTTGGCTGCTGCTTTCCCAGGTCGATCACGCGGCCCTGGCGGCCGACCTGGCCGAATCGTGGCTGGGCGGCGGCGTGCAGCCTTTGGCACCGCGCGATGCCGTGCTCTACGCGGTCGATCATCATGACGACGGCTGGATCGAGTGGGAACAGCAGCCGCAGGTCGATCCCGACTCGGGCAAGCCGGTCGACTTTCTCGAGATGCCCGAGGCCCAGTATCTCGAAATCTGGAGCCGTTCCGTCGAGCTGGCTGCCCAGCACGGGCCCTTGCCCGCCTGGCTCGTCGCAGGGCATTTTTCGTTGCTGGCCGAGATGGGCGCGACACAGCGCAGCGAAGCGACGCTCAGCACGGCCTGGCGCTCGGAGCTGGAATCGAGGCGCCACGCCTGGCTCGACGAATGGGTCCGCGCCGAGACCGGTGCCACGCCGGCCATCGCCGCGCGAGGGCTCGCTCAACTGCGAATGTTCGACTTTTTGAGCCTGTGGTTCTGCTGCGCGCCGCGTCACGAACCGCTGAGCTTCCCCACGCCCGATGGACCCGTCATCGAGTGGAACCCGCTCGCCGCGGGGTTGGTGACGGTATCCCCCTGGCCGTTCGACGTGCCGGAAATTGACCTGGCGATCAGCGGCCGGCAGGTGCCGCAGCGTCATTACCGCGATGCGGCCGACCTGGCCCGGGCCGATTCGCGCCGGCAATGGCTGTCCTGGGAATTGAGGCCGGCCTGA
- the rpmA gene encoding 50S ribosomal protein L27, with translation MAHKKGQGSSRNGRDSNGQRRGVKRYGGERVSSGHILIRQVGNKFHPGRGVGQGSDFTLYALVDGVVEFDRGGRRVNIVSEESAN, from the coding sequence ATGGCACATAAGAAGGGTCAAGGCTCCAGCCGCAACGGACGTGATTCGAACGGCCAGCGCCGGGGCGTCAAGCGTTACGGCGGCGAGCGGGTTTCGTCGGGACATATCCTCATCCGCCAGGTGGGAAACAAGTTCCATCCGGGCCGCGGCGTCGGCCAGGGTTCGGACTTTACGCTGTATGCGTTGGTCGATGGCGTGGTGGAGTTCGATCGCGGCGGTCGCCGCGTGAACATCGTTTCCGAGGAATCGGCGAACTAG
- the obgE gene encoding GTPase ObgE, with translation MFVDRVKIFAQGGRGGNGCLSFRREKYIPRGGPNGGDGGDGGSVILQAVEGVDSLNALSQRRHWNATDGQSGQGDNCHGRYGQDLTIQVPPGTVVRDADSQLLIKDLLRPGETVVIARGGRGGKGNTHFKSATNRAPRQTTPGEEGETRTLVLELKVIADVGLIGKPNAGKSTLLSRLSRARPEIAAYPFTTKYPNLGIVQLDADRSCVLADIPGLIEGAHAGVGLGHEFLRHVERAGILVHLVEPLPADETDPLENYRTVRAELELYDSRLSRRPEILVVTKCELPGAEQLHQQLAELTGREVLLLSAVTGTGLDRLRQEIARQLDVERAADSEPPEPAHDAGGPPGAGASLAPPPPTETIV, from the coding sequence ATGTTTGTTGACCGTGTGAAAATCTTTGCCCAGGGTGGTCGCGGCGGAAACGGCTGCCTGAGCTTTCGTCGCGAGAAATACATTCCGCGCGGCGGACCGAACGGCGGCGACGGCGGCGACGGCGGCAGTGTTATCTTGCAAGCCGTCGAAGGCGTCGACAGTCTCAATGCCCTCTCGCAGCGGCGCCACTGGAATGCCACCGACGGCCAAAGCGGCCAGGGCGACAACTGTCACGGCCGCTACGGCCAGGACCTCACGATCCAAGTGCCCCCCGGCACCGTGGTGCGCGACGCCGATTCGCAACTGCTCATCAAAGACCTGCTACGGCCCGGCGAAACCGTCGTGATTGCCCGCGGCGGCCGTGGCGGCAAAGGCAACACGCATTTCAAGTCGGCCACGAACCGCGCCCCGCGACAAACGACGCCGGGCGAAGAAGGTGAGACGCGCACGCTCGTGCTCGAGCTGAAGGTGATCGCCGACGTCGGTTTGATCGGCAAGCCGAACGCCGGCAAGAGCACGCTCCTGAGCCGGCTGTCGCGGGCCCGGCCCGAAATCGCGGCCTATCCGTTCACGACCAAGTATCCGAACCTGGGCATCGTGCAGCTCGACGCCGACCGTTCGTGCGTCCTGGCCGACATTCCCGGGCTGATCGAAGGGGCCCATGCCGGCGTGGGATTGGGCCATGAATTCTTGCGCCACGTGGAACGGGCCGGCATCCTGGTGCACCTGGTCGAGCCGCTGCCGGCCGATGAAACCGATCCGTTGGAAAACTACCGCACGGTTCGCGCGGAACTCGAGCTTTACGACTCCCGGCTGAGTCGGCGGCCGGAGATTCTGGTGGTTACCAAGTGCGAACTGCCCGGCGCCGAGCAATTGCACCAGCAATTGGCCGAGTTGACCGGGCGCGAGGTGTTGTTGCTGTCGGCCGTCACCGGCACAGGGCTCGATCGGCTACGCCAGGAGATTGCTCGGCAACTCGACGTCGAGCGCGCCGCTGACAGCGAGCCGCCCGAACCCGCGCACGACGCCGGCGGCCCGCCTGGTGCGGGTGCGTCGCTCGCTCCCCCGCCACCCACGGAAACCATCGTGTGA
- a CDS encoding type III pantothenate kinase, whose translation MSAQQTVPKESVPLVAVDVGNSRMKFGIFEACTPAAGRLPEPVRTLEVASLDEPLEGLASWLAPYDPQQLSWWIATVNLIASTRLIAWLRDHDASGQLTMLAAGDLDLPVRLDRPDMVGIDRLLASVAARQLTERRRPAVVVSLGSAITVNMVSADGAFCGGAILPGIGMSARALHEFTDLLPKLDMQELKDAPSALGQTTVDAMRSGLYWGAIGAVKELVNQLAAGAGQAPLVVLTGGAAPSVASQIAADAVHAPNLVLSGIALTAGR comes from the coding sequence GTGAGCGCCCAGCAGACTGTGCCCAAGGAGTCTGTGCCGCTGGTGGCCGTCGACGTCGGCAACAGCCGGATGAAGTTCGGTATTTTCGAGGCGTGTACCCCTGCGGCGGGCCGTCTGCCCGAGCCCGTGCGGACGCTCGAAGTGGCGTCGCTCGACGAGCCGCTCGAAGGGCTCGCGTCGTGGTTGGCGCCGTACGATCCGCAACAGTTGTCGTGGTGGATCGCCACGGTCAACCTGATCGCTTCGACGCGGTTGATCGCCTGGCTTCGCGATCACGACGCGTCGGGCCAACTGACGATGCTCGCCGCCGGAGATCTCGATCTGCCGGTACGGCTTGATCGACCCGACATGGTGGGCATCGATCGCCTGTTGGCCAGCGTCGCCGCGCGGCAACTGACCGAACGGCGCCGCCCGGCCGTGGTCGTGAGCCTGGGCTCGGCGATCACCGTCAACATGGTTTCTGCCGATGGTGCGTTTTGCGGCGGCGCGATTCTGCCGGGCATCGGCATGTCGGCCCGGGCGCTGCACGAATTCACCGACCTGCTCCCCAAGCTCGACATGCAAGAACTGAAAGACGCGCCCAGCGCCCTCGGCCAGACCACGGTCGATGCCATGCGATCGGGTCTCTACTGGGGCGCAATCGGGGCGGTCAAGGAACTGGTCAACCAATTAGCGGCCGGCGCGGGCCAGGCCCCGCTCGTCGTGCTCACCGGAGGAGCGGCGCCGTCGGTTGCCTCGCAAATCGCGGCCGATGCCGTCCACGCACCCAACCTGGTGCTCTCGGGCATCGCCTTGACCGCAGGGCGCTAG
- a CDS encoding 50S ribosome-binding GTPase, producing the protein MLAAGESQETVAALLTPAARGALATVAIAGPAAVRLVRGQTRTMGGAPCPTLELGRIFYVRWTLAAPHVPGALAEEVVVSQISRDRVEVHCHGGPVVARAILQSLVEGGARAIDWQAWVARDARDRIAAEALLALAACRTARTAAILLDQYHGALAREIEQVVAAIEGGDCRAAQAQVAELLARAAFGRRLVDGWRVVLAGPPNAGKSSLLNALVGFDRAIVFDQPGTTRDAVTAHIAWDGWPIELVDTAGLRSTSDPIEAAGVARAADELARADLVVWLWDSTAGSPPPAPAVSVPLLTVANKIDLLSGNQIVPAGTLAVSAQTGQGLDRLGRALVERLVGASPYERAGIPFTERQQAGLQAALDRLAENQPQAARLDLRDVVGC; encoded by the coding sequence ATGCTCGCCGCCGGCGAATCGCAGGAGACGGTCGCGGCGCTGCTCACCCCCGCTGCACGCGGAGCCCTGGCGACGGTCGCCATCGCGGGTCCTGCTGCGGTGCGCCTGGTCAGAGGCCAGACGCGGACGATGGGCGGCGCCCCTTGCCCGACGCTCGAATTGGGCCGGATTTTCTACGTCCGCTGGACGCTTGCAGCGCCGCACGTGCCGGGTGCGCTCGCAGAGGAAGTCGTCGTCAGCCAGATTAGCCGAGACCGGGTCGAGGTCCATTGCCACGGCGGGCCCGTCGTCGCCCGGGCCATCTTGCAGTCGCTGGTCGAAGGCGGCGCGCGAGCGATCGACTGGCAGGCTTGGGTCGCTCGCGATGCGCGGGATCGCATCGCCGCCGAGGCGCTTTTGGCGTTGGCCGCATGTCGTACCGCGCGCACGGCAGCTATTCTGCTCGATCAATACCACGGTGCGCTTGCCCGAGAAATCGAACAGGTTGTTGCCGCGATCGAGGGTGGAGATTGCCGCGCGGCACAAGCGCAAGTCGCAGAGTTGCTGGCGCGGGCGGCATTCGGCAGGCGGTTGGTCGACGGTTGGCGCGTCGTCCTGGCCGGCCCGCCCAACGCTGGCAAGAGCAGCTTGCTCAACGCGTTGGTCGGGTTCGATCGGGCGATCGTCTTTGACCAGCCCGGCACCACGCGCGATGCGGTCACTGCGCACATCGCCTGGGACGGCTGGCCGATCGAGCTGGTCGACACGGCTGGCCTGCGCTCGACGTCCGACCCGATCGAGGCCGCGGGTGTGGCCCGTGCCGCGGACGAATTGGCGCGTGCCGACCTGGTCGTCTGGCTTTGGGACAGCACCGCTGGGTCGCCGCCGCCCGCTCCGGCGGTTTCGGTCCCCCTGCTCACCGTTGCCAACAAGATCGATCTCTTGTCCGGCAATCAAATCGTGCCCGCTGGCACTTTGGCAGTCAGCGCGCAAACGGGCCAGGGGCTCGATCGTCTGGGCCGCGCCCTGGTCGAACGGCTGGTCGGCGCGTCGCCCTACGAGCGAGCGGGGATTCCATTTACCGAGCGCCAGCAGGCAGGGCTGCAAGCGGCGCTCGACCGGCTGGCCGAGAATCAGCCGCAGGCCGCACGCCTGGACTTGCGCGATGTGGTTGGTTGCTAG